The sequence AAAACGATTGGTTGCCGGTTATTGAAAAATTCAAAAGTAGGCTCTCGGAGTGGAAAATGCGATCGGTGTCATTTGGTGGTCGTTTAGTCCTCATAAAGTCGGTTCTAAGTAGTCTACCTTTGTATTatttctcgctctttcgtgccccgCCACGTGTGATTAAATTACTTGAGAGTGTGAGACGTTCCTTCTTTTGGGGTGGGTTGGGTTTTGATTCAAAACTGTCCTGGATCAAATGGGACAATATTCTACTACCTTACGGGAAGGGCGGGCTAAATATCGGATCATTGAAAGGAAAAAAACTTGCTTTATTGgccaaatggtggtggaggttcaaaatcgAAACTAACTCATTATGGGCCAATGTCATTTGAAGTATTCACGGTTCCAATGGTGGTCTCTTGTTGGAGAATCATTCTTCTACAATTGGCACTTGGAACAACAATATCTATGCTGGTAAATGTATTAATGATTTGCAGGTGCCTTTTTCATCTTCATTCTCCAAGGTCATAGGCAATGGAGTAGATACGTCATTTTGGTGTGATAGATGGATCGGAGCTGAAGAGTTGCGGTTCAAATTTCCAAGACTTTTTCATCTTGAAGTGGCAAAAGATGCAACAGTAAGTGATCGGATCAATGTCGAGGGTAACAGTGTGCTTTTCAATCCTTCTTGGCGGCGAGAAGCAACAGGCAGAACAACTTCCGAGCTCGTCGAACTGGAGCTACTATTGTCGGATCAAGTTTTCGAGTGTAACAGGTCTGATCATTGGGTCTGGAACCTCGCATCTCATTCGGATGGTACATTTACAGTGAAGGAAATGGCTGTTATAATCGACGAGAAGCTTTTGGTATGTAATACATCTTTCTTTGAAACACAACGTAACAACATTGTTCCTAAAAAGTTAGAAATCTTTGCTTGGCGTGTGATGAGGAAACAGTTGCCCGTTAGGGTGGAATTGGATAATAGAGGTATTGACTTGCATAGTGTTCGGTGTCCGGTGTGTGACGATGGGTTGGAATCGGTGGATCACTCCTTAATCTTTTGTAAGTTTGCCTACGATATTTGGGATCGAGTGTTCAAATGGTGAGATCTTGGAAACTTCTCAAACCTAAGTATCAATGAATTGCTTCGGGGAAATAACAATCACACAATGTCGCGATGGGGTAAAAAAATTTGGCAAGGTGTGGAGTGGACTAGTGCGTACTTGATTTGGAAGAACCGAAACTCGATGGTGTTCAAAAAAAATGGTTGGAATGTTCCGGTTGCTTTTAATGAGATTCAAGTTCGATCCTTCGAATGGATATCAAAGCGGGTGAAAAATAAAGTTCTCGATTCCGAATATTTACTTAAAATTGTTGCAAGTATTGGTGATGCTTCCTCCGCATCCATATTCGTGTGTTTTGTAGTTTTGTTCTAGTTTAGATCTCGTGTAATCGTACTTTCCTGGGATCTCCCAACATTGTATCGTTTGTTTTgtgtttttattataaaaattttgcttttcaaaaaaaaaaaaaaaaatatatatatatatatatatatatatatatatatatatatatatatatatataaattattaattagaaCCATCAAAAAATTGACCCCATATTGCTTGCGGTAAAACTGAAATTAAAGAGACAAAATTTTAAGATTTGACAACAGCCCAACAAAAGTCCGAGTTAACTCAGGAAATCAACaccaacgaattaattaattgaaagatAAAAAGTGAGAAAAATTCAATCTTTCTGATTCCGGTGGCCGGAAAGAGAGAACCCTTTTTTTGGTTTGTGTGTGTGGGTGTTTGTATGTGTGTTTCTGGTTGCAAAGAATATGCAactcaggaacaacaacatcaacccaTTCTTGCAATAAAGGGGTTTTTTCTTTCTTGATCCCCCATTTTTGATTtacttttcttaaaaaaaataatattaacaatatcttCCATTTGTTATCAATTAAACAAAAGAAATTAGAAAATGGAGGGTAGTACATTATCATCAAATTGTGCAACTAGTGGAACATACGAAGGTTACGTTGATAGAGAGCTTTTTTTGAATATATATGATCTAACTCCTATGAATGCTTACAGCATTTGGTTTGGATTTGGTATTTTTCATACCGGTATTGAAGGTGATATTTTGATCTAATTTCTttccaatttatttatttatttatatttatttactatatAATCATCCTTTTGCTGGTTATTTATGTGCATGTGAATGGTTGAATTTGTAACCAAGATTTGGGCAATTTTTTCAATCTCAATCCTTTTATATGCTGATTGGTAGATGATATTGATTCTTTGAAGAAATTCCATATCCTTATAAGTTCTTTGTATTATTAACAAAATGTcatctcaattttttttttttttttttttttttttatatgctaAAAATGTGTTCCATATGAAACGTAAGAGATTGTAGTGGTTTCTTTGGATTTTGTTAAAAACttattatatattactccgtaatatatacTTGTCGAAGGGTTTGTACCAGCGTTCAATTTCCCTACTTTTTAATCTAAGTTGATGGAAACGCATTGCAGTGTATGGTATGGAATATGGTTTTGGGGCACATGATTATTCGATTAGTGGAGTGTTCGAAGTTGAACCAAGAAGCTGTCCAGGTTTCATATACAGGTGTTCAATTTCTCTCGGGCATTTGAGTATGTCGGCTTCAGAGTTTAGAGAATTTATTGAGACCATGGCTTCGGATTACCATGGGGACACCTATCACCTAATTTCTAAGAATTGCAATCATTTTACTGACGATATCTGTCAGAGGTTAACAGGTAGAAGGATTCCCGGATGGGTGAATCGATTGGCGAAGCTAGGTATGCATGAATATACTACCATTGAATTGGTTCCCGTATTTTGGTTTAAATGACATTCTTTGTGTCAAGATCATGcctggcaattgagacccatactctcaaatttgggtcaa comes from Rutidosis leptorrhynchoides isolate AG116_Rl617_1_P2 chromosome 4, CSIRO_AGI_Rlap_v1, whole genome shotgun sequence and encodes:
- the LOC139904231 gene encoding deSI-like protein At4g17486 isoform X2; its protein translation is MEGSTLSSNCATSGTYEGYVDRELFLNIYDLTPMNAYSIWFGFGIFHTGIEVYGMEYGFGAHDYSISGVFEVEPRSCPGFIYRCSISLGHLSMSASEFREFIETMASDYHGDTYHLISKNCNHFTDDICQRLTGRRIPGWVNRLAKLGSLFSCLLPDSLEATTVKQMPEYHTYDDDDDGSDSGSNASSQDASQSDEVDQKVLLSPTPAPEIAFIKGISR
- the LOC139904231 gene encoding deSI-like protein At4g17486 isoform X1, whose protein sequence is MEGSTLSSNCATSGTYEGYVDRELFLNIYDLTPMNAYSIWFGFGIFHTGIEVYGMEYGFGAHDYSISGVFEVEPRSCPGFIYRCSISLGHLSMSASEFREFIETMASDYHGDTYHLISKNCNHFTDDICQRLTGRRIPGWVNRLAKLGSLFSCLLPDSLEATTVKQMPEYHTYDDDDDDDGSDSGSNASSQDASQSDEVDQKVLLSPTPAPEIAFIKGISR